TTTCCCCCGGTGACGGCAGCGTCAAAATAAAGCGTGCTTGTGCTTTCACCGATCTGGACTCCATTGCGCAGCACGCGGTAATTGACCACCGTACCGGTAGTGGGAGCAGACCAGGAAAGCCGCACTTGGGAACCGTTGTAATAGGCGGAAAGGTTTTGCGGCGCGCCAAGAGCTTCCCCCACGGTCGTGAAACTCCATAAAGGCGAGGGATAGCTCTCTCCACCCGCGTGTCCGACCACTCTCCAGAAATAGTTTCGCAGCAGCATCAGCGGCTCCGGCAGATTCCAGGAATGCCCCTGATGATTCTGCACAAGGCAGGATAGGCTGTCCGGATGGCTGCCAAACCACAGATCGAAGGATGCGCAATCGCTCTGCCAGGAAAAACCAGTGTCCGTGGGCACATTGAAGGCGTTATTTGCCGGCAGGGGTTGATGGGGAGTGAAATTGACGATATTGATATTGAGCCGCAGATTGGGAAATGCCTGACGCAGGTAAACTCCCGTGGGTGGGATGTTTCCCGGGACGACGTTCGTGCTGCCGCGCCAGACAATTCCACGTGTGAGCGGACTGCCGCTGCAATAGAATTCATCCGCATTACTGGCAGATCCAGGACTGTTTTCATGCACGGCGATGATCAGATTGCGTGTGCCGTCATAGCTGAAAGCCTGAGGAAGAACAATCGTGAGCCAGCCTTGTCCCGGAAGTGGAGACGAGAAATCCGCAATCTGGAGCTGTCCGTTATAGACGATGAAAAGGCTATCCTGCGGGATCCAGGAATTGATGAAGCTTCTTTCGGTGTGCCCAAACCAGATTATTAGCTCCCGGTTGGCTTCAAAAAAGGCGGTACTCACGATACTATACTGAAAGGAGATGGAATGGATCATCCCGCCGGAGCCGATCTCGGATGCCAGATAGAGCTGCTGCGAATAGCTGTGAAGGTTGAAAGCCTCCAATGGAAGAGATTGATTGATCAGCGTGCCGCTGCCGATCTGAACGATCTCCGCCCCCAAGGGGATGCACAAAACAAAGACCAGACAAAGCAGGATACGCATGGTTATTTCTCAATCGTCAAACGCTGATTTGACCCAGTTTCGTGTAGCTCCACTTCCGCTTCGCTTTCGATATATCGAAACCCTGCACACTGGTAAAAATGGCGGCGGAAGGCATAGCGGGAATTGCGTAGCGCTTCGTTGCCGGTGGAAATCCAAGAGCCGCCCTTGATCAGGTTGTGCCGTCCATCGAAAGTGTGAATACTGAAATCGGTATAGATGGGATGGACCTTAAAGCCCGGTAGCGGGTAGATCGGCGTTTCCGTCCACTGCCAGACGTTGCCGATCAGATCATAGAATTCCCCGAAGGCAAACCAGTTCACCGGACAGGAAGAGCAGTAGTGTTCCAGATTGATATTGCCCGGTGCTTTGTCCCAGAGATGCAGATCGGTCTTGACATGCAGGTCGCGCAGATGATACCATTCCTCTTCAGATAGCAGGCGGATTGTCTTGCCGGTTTGCGCGGCTTTCCAATTGCAGAAAGCCTTGGCTTCCAAATAGTTGACCTCCACCGGCCAATCCCAGGGCATGGGAATCTCGCTTGCCATTGTGCGCAAGTAATATCCGCCGTTTTCATCCAAGTGCCAGAAACGCGGCATTTTTGCCTGTTGAAAGCTCCTCCAAGCCCAGCCCTCTTCAGACCAGCACTCTACTTTGTCGTATCCGCCTTCCAGGATGAAAGTGAGAAATTCTGAGTTGGATACGAGAAAGCGGGAAGCCTTGAAGGATTTGATCTCGTAGCTCGCTTTGCCATATTCGTTGTCCCAACCGTAAAGAGAATCGCTGTCGTCTCTTCCAATTTCCACTCTGCCTGCGGAAA
This genomic window from Candidatus Cloacimonadaceae bacterium contains:
- a CDS encoding choice-of-anchor J domain-containing protein; translated protein: MRILLCLVFVLCIPLGAEIVQIGSGTLINQSLPLEAFNLHSYSQQLYLASEIGSGGMIHSISFQYSIVSTAFFEANRELIIWFGHTERSFINSWIPQDSLFIVYNGQLQIADFSSPLPGQGWLTIVLPQAFSYDGTRNLIIAVHENSPGSASNADEFYCSGSPLTRGIVWRGSTNVVPGNIPPTGVYLRQAFPNLRLNINIVNFTPHQPLPANNAFNVPTDTGFSWQSDCASFDLWFGSHPDSLSCLVQNHQGHSWNLPEPLMLLRNYFWRVVGHAGGESYPSPLWSFTTVGEALGAPQNLSAYYNGSQVRLSWSAPTTGTVVNYRVLRNGVQIGESTSTLYFDAAVTGGNTYLYQVKAVNHLGQVSAPSNTASVTIPSEIPNLILSEGFEQCESFSASIPGWQNLDLDGSLTWQWDNIDFPNEGSTTGWITFSPSQTVPPLTYSPPHGGLRMLMAMSALSPPNNDWLISRRLYLGNNPMLKFWARSYTADFGLERLKVLISTSSPTPQSFSTLNTGVYISVPTQWTEYSFNLSAWQNQSVHLAWQSVSWDAFALFLDDIQITGEGGYVSISDELAPSVLPKIYPNPSRGGFSIKHPQLFDLAIYDLRGRLIFKSANLMDFNSLEHDMKLSSGIYPVLIRSGNTSAIQKLVILK
- the ovoA gene encoding 5-histidylcysteine sulfoxide synthase; translated protein: MDSLKEIRTLVLNEPDPNILREKLRHYFHQTFSIDEKLYEALADDTAYYLRADLLRHPLVFYLGHTAVFFINKLILSKAISERISPAYDSMFAVGVDEMSWDDLDEAHYDWPSIPEVRAYRDQVRRCVDRLITELPLDEKGITWDSPWWSIVMGIEHERIHLETSSVLIRQLPLDKVKQLDFWEICQSSGDAPLNDLIAVSAGRVEIGRDDSDSLYGWDNEYGKASYEIKSFKASRFLVSNSEFLTFILEGGYDKVECWSEEGWAWRSFQQAKMPRFWHLDENGGYYLRTMASEIPMPWDWPVEVNYLEAKAFCNWKAAQTGKTIRLLSEEEWYHLRDLHVKTDLHLWDKAPGNINLEHYCSSCPVNWFAFGEFYDLIGNVWQWTETPIYPLPGFKVHPIYTDFSIHTFDGRHNLIKGGSWISTGNEALRNSRYAFRRHFYQCAGFRYIESEAEVELHETGSNQRLTIEK